In one window of Nicotiana tabacum cultivar K326 chromosome 12, ASM71507v2, whole genome shotgun sequence DNA:
- the LOC107816210 gene encoding protein EARLY STARVATION 1, chloroplastic, translating to MAASSRGFTAPIGAKLDVSPSAYYYYRNNGGFVEFRRKKRKLISNIKCCCSDSAMPINSGNGVDKSGGGEDWRFDAKKISANYMRIQASSSMPFPSPQSRFVSKPEKFFSRCIPRNSGPQSRDSPPKRDTGIANEKDWGISLLNDNVNETGKNEDGSTWYRESGEDLGDNGYRCRWTRMGGQSNDGTLEWKETWWEKSDWTGYKELGVEKSGKNAEGDSWWETWREVLHQDEWSNLARIERSAQKQAKSGTENAGWYENWWEKYDAKGWTEKGAHKYGRLNEQSWWEKWGEHYDGRGSVLKWTDKWAETELGTKWGDKWEEKFFAGIGSRQGETWHVSPRGERWSRTWGEEHFGNGKVHKYGKSTTGESWDIVVDEGTYYEAEPHYGWADVVGDSTQLLSIEPRERPPGVFPNMDFGPSVPPEDELPPPSLQ from the exons ATGGCGGCTTCTTCTAGAGGATTCACAGCGCCCATAGGGGCTAAGCTTGATGTATCACCCTCTGCTTATTATTATTACCGTAATAATGGGGGATTTGTGGAGTTCCgaaggaagaagaggaagttaATTAGTAATATAAAATGTTGTTGTTCAGATTCAGCAATGCCAATTAATTCAGGGAATGGTGTTGATAAAAGTGGAGGAGGTGAGGATTGGAGGTTTGATGCTAAGAAGATCAGTGCTAATTATATGAGGATTCAAGCTTCTTCTTCTATGCCCTTTCCTTCTCCTCA GTCTAGATTTGTTTCAAAGCCAGAAAAGTTCTTTTCACGTTGTATCCCAAGAAATTCAGGCCCTCAGTCCCGTGACTCTCCACCAAAGCGAG ACACTGGTATTGCTAATGAGAAAGACTGGGGCATCAGTCTGTTAAATGATAATGTCAATGAAACTGGGAAAAATGAAGATGGCAGTACATGGTACCGAGAGAGTGGAGAAGACCTTGGTGACAATGGATACCGATGCCGTTGGACAAGGATGGGTGGTCAGAGCAATGATGGTACCTTAGAATGGAAAGAAACG TGGTGGGAGAAAAGTGATTGGACCGGATACAAAGAACTAG GTGTGGAGAAATCTGGGAAAAATGCTGAAGGGGACTCATGGTGGGAAACATGGCGGGAAGTTCTTCACCAAGATGAATGGAG TAATCTTGCTAGGATAGAAAGGAGTGCACAAAAACAAGCAAAATCAGGCACAGAGAATGCTGGGTGGTATGAAAATTG GTGGGAAAAATATGATGCGAAGGGTTGGACAGAGAAAGGAGCCCATAAGTATGGCAGATTAAATGAACAGTCTTGGTGGGAGAAATGGGGGGAGCATTATGACGGAAGAGGATCTGTTCTTAAATG GACAGACAAGTGGGCGGAAACTGAGCTTGGAACAAAATGGGGAGACAAATGGGAAGAGAAATTTTTTGCTGGCATTGGTTCACGACAAGGGGAGACTTGGCACGTGTCACCCCGCGGTGAAA GATGGTCAAGGACATGGGGAGAGGAGCACTTTGGTAACGG CAAAGTGCACAAGTATGGCAAGAGCACAACGGGTGAAAGTTGGGACATCGTTGTGGATGAAGGAACTTATTACGA gGCCGAACCTCACTATGGATGGGCAGATGTAGTAGGGGATTCAACTCAATTATTGTCAATCGAACCTCGAGAAAGACCGCCTGGTGTATTCCCAAATATGGATTTTGGTCCATCTGTACCTCCAGAAGATGAATTGCCTCCCCCTTCCTTACAATGA
- the LOC107821817 gene encoding uncharacterized protein LOC107821817, whose product MKLLLKKCSKWVSSDLDWKFLLLILPPLSLLFYLSLSSIPTITTSTFTFNNPFSTFAPFKSVFNNNVPPPPPPPNSLMNRSSLLPPVFANQAEIRSRNDEPLFSPVVLNKPATKEELDRSRIAVCLVGGARRFELTGPSIIQKILNEYPNSDLYLHSPFDSKAYKLSLLKAAPRISAVKIFRPKPINMTESQVRVLSPRNSPNGIQGLLQYFNLVEGCLTMIQAHQRRNNFTYDWIIRTRVDGYWNAPLLPDDFIPGAYLVPPGSSYSGLNDRFGLGDYNTSVVALSRLSLIPELDSAGYHLLNSEGAFKAQLTIHKVPYITKRLPFCVVSDRSYDFPPPRFGVPVAALSSPGPLSGAKCRPCTPSCTDHCVGLVMNRLYKGWSWTDWANNTLQLCDAHAEWESGWQKLFDEVAGNKLAAARRRVEDLRMEQCVRDFAEMKKKTAYWEAPPVSQICQLGLSASA is encoded by the exons ATGAAGCTGCTGCTGAAAAAATGTTCAAAATGGGTTTCTTCAGATCTTGATTGGAAGTTTTTACTCTTAATtcttcctcctctctctctcctcttttatctctctctctcctccATTCCCACCATAACTACTTCCACTTTCACCTTCAACAATCCTTTTTCCACTTTTGCCCCTTTCAAATCCGTTTTCAACAATAATgtccctcctcctcctcctcctcctaacTCCTTGATGAACCGGTCTAGCTTACTCCCGCCGGTTTTTGCGAATCAAGCGGAGATTCGGTCTAGAAATGATGAGCCGTTGTTTTCGCCGGTTGTGTTGAATAAACCGGCGACGAAGGAGGAGTTGGATCGGTCTAGAATTGCAGTGTGTTTAGTGGGTGGGGCTCGTAGATTTGAACTAACTGGACCTTCTATTATCCAGAAGATTCTGAACGAGTATCCGAATTCTGATCTTTATCTTCATAGCCCGTTTGATTCTAAAGCTTATAAGCTCTCCTTGTTAAAGGCTGCTCCGCGAATCTCTGCCGTTAAAATTTTCCGGCCAAAACCAATTAACATGACCGAGTCTCAGGTCCGAGTTCTCAGCCCTCGCAACTCACCAAATGGTATACAG GGTCTGCTGCAATATTTCAACCTAGTTGAGGGCTGCTTGACGATGATACAAGCTCATCAACGCCGGAACAACTTCACTTATGACTGGATAATTCGTACCCGAGTTGATGGCTACTGGAACGCCCCACTATTGCCCGACGACTTCATTCCAGGTGCCTACCTAGTTCCTCCAGGTTCATCCTACAGTGGCTTAAATGATCGCTTTGGTCTCGGTGACTACAACACGTCTGTAGTTGCTCTTTCACGGCTCTCTTTGATTCCTGAGCTGGATTCAGCTGGATACCATCTCCTCAACTCAGAGGGCGCATTCAAGGCCCAACTGACTATCCACAAAGTTCCCTACATCACTAAGCGCCTCCCATTCTGCGTTGTATCGGATCGTAGCTATGATTTTCCACCACCCCGTTTTGGTGTTCCAGTAGCAGCACTTTCTAGTCCAGGCCCATTAAGTGGTGCCAAGTGCCGGCCTTGCACACCTTCATGCACTGACCACTGCGTTGGGCTGGTAATGAACAGACTGTACAAAGGATGGAGCTGGACTGATTGGGCCAATAACACCCTTCAGCTCTGTGATGCTCATGCCGAGTGGGAGAGCGGGTGGCAGAAATTATTCGATGAAGTGGCAGGTAATAAACTGGCTGCAGCGAGAAGGCGAGTTGAAGATTTAAGAATGGAGCAATGTGTGAGGGATTTTgcagaaatgaagaagaagacagCTTATTGGGAGGCTCCTCCAGTGTCTCAAATTTGTCAATTGGGCTTATCAGCATCTGCTTAA